In one Brassica oleracea var. oleracea cultivar TO1000 chromosome C9, BOL, whole genome shotgun sequence genomic region, the following are encoded:
- the LOC106315770 gene encoding adenosine deaminase-like protein encodes MEWIHPMPKIELHAHLNGSIRDSTLLELARVLGEKGVIEFADVENVIQKNDRSLDEVFKLFDLIHMITTDHQTVTRITREVVQDFAVENVVYLELRTTPKRNDSIGMSKRSYMEAVIKGLRSISEVDVEFVAATDSEKLHNSCDGVGRKKIYVRLLLSIDRRETTESAMETVKLALEMRNVGVVGIDLSGNPLVGEWSTFLPALQFAKDNDLYITLHSGEVPNPKEIQAMLDFKPHRVGHACFFKDQDWEKLKSFRIPVEICLSSNIITKSISSIDIHHFADLYKAKHPLIICTDDFGVFSTTLSNEYSLAVRSFGLGKRETFALAKSGIDATFAEDEVKQQLGLIFDSASPEYV; translated from the exons ATGGAATGGATACATCCAATGCCCAAGATCGAGCTTCATGCTCACCTCAACGGCTCCATTAGGGACTCCACTCTCCT AGAGCTTGCTAGGGTTCTTGGTGAGAAAGGGGTTATAGAGTTCGCTGATGTTGAAAATGTCATTCAGAAAA ATGATCGATCTTTGGATGAGGTGTTCAAGTTGTTTGATTTGATCCATATGATCACCACTGATCACCAAACAGTGACAAGAATCACTCGAGAA GTTGTACAAGACTTTGCTGTGGAGAATGTGGTTTACCTCGAGTTACGTACAACTCCAAAG AGGAATGATTCGATAGGCATGAGTAAACGTTCTTACATGGAAGCGGTTATCAAAGGTCTGAGATCTATCAGTGAAGTCGATGTTGAGTTTGTTGCCGCCACTGATTCTGAGAAACTACACAACTCGTGTGATGGAGTTGGAAGAAAGAAGATTTATGTTAGACTTCTTCTTAGTATTGACCGTAGAGAGACAACAGAGTCTGCAATGGAAACT GTTAAGCTCGCATTGGAGATGAGAAATGTCGGTGTTGTTGGTATCGATCTCTCTGGGAACCCTCTTGTTGGAGAATG GAGCACCTTCTTGCCTGCATTACAGTTTGCTAAAGACAATGATCTTTACATCACTCTTCACTCTGGGGAG GTCCCTAATCCGAAAGAGATCCAAGCAATGCTTGATTTCAAACCGCATCGAGTTGGCCATGCTTGTTTCTTCAAAGATCAAGACTGGGAAAAGTTGAAATCTTTCCGGATTCCG GTGGAGATATGTCTATCATCCAACATTATAACCAAATCCATTTCTTCAATCGATATACACCATTTTG CTGATCTCTACAAGGCAAAGCATCCGTTGATTATATGCACTGATGATTTTGGAGTGTTCTCCACTACCCTCTCCAACGAGTACTCCCTCGCTGTTCGTTCCTTTG GTCTTGGTAAAAGAGAAACATTTGCGTTGGCTAAATCAGGCATAGACGCAACGTTTGCAGAAGATGAAGTTAAGCAACAACTTGGGTTGATTTTTGATTCAGCCTCGCCAGAGTATGTTTAG
- the LOC106314603 gene encoding uncharacterized protein LOC106314603: MEKAFCRTSNSTINDLISVISLRFLLGCTRRLIEETGDMGPLYLGIPRQALVSDACRQGDWVMRPRGRRVYEALYTKIENSQKPESNGGRDVPLWKHDEENYKALFSTRRTWDQIRIQAPEVDWHSIVWFLQGVPRQAFIVWLTMKDRFSTGVRMRNWGITQG; this comes from the exons ATGGAAAAGGCTTTCTGTAGGACGAGCAACTCGACAATCAATGATCTAATCTCAGTGATCTCTTTAAGATTCCTTCTGGGAT GCACGAGAAGGCTGATTGAAGAGACTGGTGATATGGGACCTCTGTATCTTGGAATCCCCCGCCAAGCGTTGGTCTCTGATGCTTGTAGGCAAGGTGATTGGGTAATGAGACCCCGAGGCAGGAGAGTGTATGAAGCATTGTATACAAAGATTGAGAACTCTCAGAAGCCAGAGTCAAATGGAGGTAGAGATGTGCCATTATGGAAGCACGATGAGGAGAATTATAAGGCTCTTTTCTCTACTAGAAGGACTTGGGATCAAATAAGGATACAAGCCCCGGAAGTGGATTGGCATTCTATTGTTTGGTTCCTGCAGGGTGTTCCTCGTCAGGCGTTCATTGTGTGGTTGACTATGAAAGACAGATTCTCAACAGGAGTCCGCATGAGGAACTGGGGAATCACCCAAGGATGA